A region from the Sorex araneus isolate mSorAra2 chromosome 6, mSorAra2.pri, whole genome shotgun sequence genome encodes:
- the LOC129405943 gene encoding mas-related G-protein coupled receptor member X1-like, protein MNVTVTAWVTECTQQNTSDSVDFQGPFNMALLISNLLKFIISLVGLAGNAVVLWLLGFCMQRNAFTIYILNLSGADFVCLSTHLVSSIMSFVRAFKIDFSKQLRVFLITFVLPYIVGLNILTTISTERCLSVLKPIWYRCHRPKHMSSVVCALIWALSLLLIILRMEFNGLLFGESDRYLYKLIDFSIATWLIFSFVLLFGTSLELLTRLLCDFQKLKLTKIYVTIGLTVLVFLLCGLPWGIYNFLLCWMSIISTMHLLIPCLVKNVLTCVKSCANPIVYFFVGSYRHQQRQQRRSLKVIVQRALQDVPDEDGSQGSPPQETLEISGNTHVT, encoded by the coding sequence ATGAATGTAACTGTCACAGCCTGGGTGACTGAATGCACACAGCAGAATACAAGTGACTCAGTGGATTTTCAAGGACCATTTAACATGGCTTTGCTGATCTCAAACCTTCTGAAATTTATCATTTCcctagtggggctggcaggaaatgCTGTGGTGCTCTGGCTCCTGGGTTTCTGCATGCAGAGGAATGCTTTCACCATCTATATCCTCAACTTGTCAGGAGCTGATTTTGTCTGTCTGTCCACCCACCTGGTATCCTCCATAATGAGTTTTGTCAGAGCTTTCAAAATAGACTTCTCCAAACAGTTACGagtttttttaataacttttgtcTTGCCCTATATTGTAGGCCTGAACATTCTTACTACCATTAGCACTGAGCGCTGCCTGTCTGTCCTAAAGCCCATCTGGTATCGCTGCCACCGCCCAAAACACATGTCCTCTGTTGTATGTGCCCTGATCTGGGCACTGTCCCTTCTTCTGATCATCCTGAGAATGGAGTTCAATGGCTTATTGTTTGGAGAATCTGATAGATATTTGTATAAACTAATAGATTTCAGCATTGCCACATGGTTGATTTTCTCCTTCGTGCTTCTGTTTGGGACCAGCCTGGAGCTTCTCACCAGATTATTGTGTGACTTCCAGAAGCTGAAGCTGACCAAGATATATGTGACCATTGGGCTCACAGTGTTGGTCTTCCTCCTCTGTGGACTGCCCTGGGgaatatataattttctcttaTGCTGGATGTCAATTATTTCTACTATGCACCTCTTAATTCCATGTCTAGTGAAGAATGTATTAACCTGTGTCAAAAGCTGTGCCAATCCCATCGTTTACTTCTTTGTTGGCTCTTATAGACACCAGCAAAGACAGCAAAGAAGGAGCCTCAAAGTAATTGTGCAGAGAGCTTTGCAGGATGTTCCTGATGAGGATGGAAGCCAAGGCAGCCCTCCTCAGGAGACCCTGGAGATATCAGGAAATACTCATGTGACCTAA